A section of the Rummeliibacillus pycnus genome encodes:
- a CDS encoding TIGR00266 family protein codes for MNNHEIDYKLHGDDMQFVEVELDPNETVVAEAGSLMMMEDGIHMETVFGDGSNSGGGGFMSKLMGAGKRLITGESLFITTFTNEGMGKKHVSFAAPYPGKIIPMDLSVFNGKIICQKDAFLAAAKGVSIGVEFQRKLGTGFFGGEGFIMQKLEGDGMAFVHAGGTIIRKDLQPGEKLRIDTGCLVAMTGSVEYNIEAVGGVKTALFGGEGLFFATLSGPGTVWVQSLPFSRLASRVFAAAPKGLGGSSADEKGIGGLFNLFSDD; via the coding sequence ATGAATAATCATGAAATTGATTACAAGTTACATGGCGATGATATGCAATTTGTTGAAGTAGAATTAGACCCTAACGAAACAGTTGTTGCTGAAGCCGGTTCCTTAATGATGATGGAAGATGGGATCCATATGGAAACTGTTTTTGGTGATGGATCAAACTCTGGTGGTGGAGGCTTTATGAGTAAGCTTATGGGCGCTGGTAAACGTTTAATTACGGGAGAAAGCTTATTCATCACTACATTCACAAATGAAGGCATGGGAAAAAAACATGTTTCTTTTGCAGCACCTTATCCAGGAAAAATTATTCCAATGGATCTAAGCGTATTTAACGGTAAAATTATCTGTCAAAAAGATGCCTTTCTTGCAGCTGCAAAAGGCGTTTCAATCGGGGTTGAATTCCAACGAAAATTAGGTACTGGTTTCTTTGGTGGTGAAGGTTTCATCATGCAAAAGTTAGAAGGCGATGGTATGGCATTTGTTCATGCTGGCGGTACAATTATTCGAAAAGATTTACAACCAGGAGAAAAACTACGAATTGATACAGGATGTCTTGTTGCCATGACAGGTTCAGTTGAATATAACATCGAAGCGGTAGGTGGCGTTAAAACAGCTTTATTTGGCGGTGAAGGTTTATTCTTCGCAACACTTAGCGGACCAGGTACTGTATGGGTACAATCTCTTCCATTCAGTCGCTTAGCAAGTAGGGTATTCGCAGCAGCACCAAAAGGATTAGGTGGTTCATCAGCAGACGAAAAAGGCATTGGTGGACTGTTTAATCTTTTCAGTGACGACTAA
- a CDS encoding site-specific integrase, whose amino-acid sequence MNIAAQQIPKSEWYQQWNGKIDIKLLCLQNNRKEFLLDKVDERLLYYIDNNCIETVWVNHLLFGVFVSTDRNLDYQSISNKIRTINVRFKDIFSVFNLTSMESFDVETHGYKYLKGDIFPDDSNSKRYQFISQYKILTYETNKWLHQKLNLEERKYFKHFLLIDPKFDLREFSLHKIVKEEAQTIRKDDTDAIAPNLPKIRIEANFRWNQIKRLREAFRETIENVQTKSLELPLEFQYDEPERVGERFYFRLWDKRSFVLNHQEKFSSQTICSATKRKSTYSNKNNSYFLEFIKAESLNGESEVEGLWFNELIENNVLSKLPENCSKEVFENRLEFLSLWGYVEKKSELPNPFSLAHKGIITNSSFVTRHKDKVKGLLFDVEPFYTGCTFGLLAIDILTTTGARVNELLQINNTKECIEFKKINGKIHFSFKAIPKGRDALEEFYISKQTMELIQIVSRMLKEHYSNSKIPSIIYRDKRKHLFKEPKPYFFQYAGKGLLNATISSCIRFLLHGLYFETQNGKPIKIKSHLLRHAFATEAVQRQKIPIDIVAKILHQKDLRITGYYSAPTPSQIAESVSELQDVISSYVDIDDAYLRSPKELQEELDDYKEKVGVFNKVLGGTCVTDYICPNKMQCLGCKAKVPEPSQEEELLEVIKLSKDMEKRFKELGLEVEVRKAKEMAKQAKIELKEIDLIKKYREERHHEPSIQQNPFR is encoded by the coding sequence GTGAATATAGCTGCACAACAGATACCAAAATCAGAATGGTATCAGCAATGGAATGGAAAAATAGATATTAAGTTACTGTGTCTACAAAATAATCGAAAGGAATTTTTACTCGACAAAGTTGATGAAAGACTCCTTTACTACATAGATAATAATTGTATAGAAACTGTATGGGTAAATCATTTATTATTTGGGGTATTCGTTAGCACTGATAGAAATTTAGATTATCAATCAATTTCTAATAAAATTAGAACTATTAACGTGAGATTCAAAGATATTTTTTCAGTCTTTAACTTAACATCAATGGAATCATTTGATGTAGAAACACATGGGTATAAGTATCTAAAAGGTGATATATTTCCAGATGATTCGAATAGCAAAAGATATCAGTTCATTAGTCAATATAAGATATTAACCTACGAAACAAATAAATGGTTACATCAGAAACTTAACCTTGAGGAAAGAAAATACTTCAAGCATTTCTTACTCATTGATCCTAAATTTGATCTAAGAGAATTTTCTTTACATAAGATAGTCAAGGAGGAAGCCCAAACTATTCGTAAAGATGATACAGATGCTATTGCGCCGAATCTTCCGAAAATTCGTATAGAAGCAAATTTCCGATGGAATCAGATAAAAAGACTTCGAGAAGCATTCAGAGAGACTATTGAGAATGTTCAAACAAAGTCATTAGAACTACCATTAGAATTTCAATATGATGAGCCTGAACGAGTAGGAGAACGTTTTTATTTTCGGTTATGGGATAAACGATCTTTTGTTCTTAATCATCAAGAAAAATTTAGTTCACAAACTATTTGTTCAGCTACCAAAAGAAAATCAACATACTCCAACAAAAACAACTCATACTTTCTTGAATTTATAAAAGCTGAATCTTTAAATGGTGAATCAGAAGTGGAAGGTCTGTGGTTTAATGAGTTAATTGAAAATAACGTTCTTTCGAAATTGCCCGAAAATTGCTCAAAAGAAGTGTTTGAAAATAGACTTGAATTTTTATCTTTATGGGGTTATGTGGAAAAAAAATCAGAACTTCCTAACCCATTCAGTTTGGCACATAAAGGCATTATCACAAACTCTTCTTTCGTAACTAGACATAAGGACAAAGTAAAGGGTCTTCTATTTGATGTAGAACCGTTTTATACAGGCTGTACTTTCGGTTTATTAGCAATCGATATTTTGACAACAACTGGTGCAAGAGTAAATGAACTATTGCAAATCAATAATACAAAAGAGTGCATTGAATTTAAAAAAATAAACGGTAAAATCCACTTCTCTTTTAAAGCTATTCCAAAAGGGAGGGATGCTTTAGAAGAATTCTATATTAGTAAACAAACAATGGAGCTAATCCAAATTGTTTCGAGGATGTTGAAAGAACATTATTCCAACTCTAAGATTCCGAGTATTATATATCGTGATAAAAGAAAACATTTATTCAAAGAACCAAAACCATATTTCTTTCAATATGCTGGTAAGGGGCTGCTAAATGCTACCATCAGCTCTTGTATTCGTTTTCTTCTACACGGTCTATATTTTGAAACACAAAATGGAAAACCTATAAAAATCAAAAGCCATCTCCTACGCCATGCATTCGCTACAGAAGCCGTACAACGTCAAAAAATACCGATTGATATTGTAGCAAAAATATTGCATCAAAAAGATTTAAGGATTACTGGTTATTATTCAGCACCAACTCCTTCACAAATTGCAGAATCAGTTAGTGAACTGCAAGATGTGATTTCAAGTTATGTAGATATAGATGATGCGTATTTAAGAAGCCCAAAAGAGTTACAAGAAGAATTAGATGATTACAAGGAGAAAGTTGGTGTATTCAACAAAGTACTAGGTGGTACATGTGTCACTGATTATATATGCCCAAATAAAATGCAATGTTTAGGCTGTAAGGCCAAAGTACCCGAACCAAGCCAAGAAGAAGAACTTTTAGAGGTTATAAAATTATCTAAAGATATGGAAAAGCGTTTTAAAGAGTTAGGATTAGAAGTTGAAGTTCGAAAAGCAAAAGAAATGGCAAAACAGGCAAAAATCGAACTTAAGGAAATTGATTTAATCAAAAAATATAGAGAGGAACGTCATCATGAACCATCCATACAGCAAAACCCATTCAGATAA
- a CDS encoding ribonucleotide-diphosphate reductase subunit beta: MAEVKKRLLMDKEAPNRSTKIVNGRSSNILNWDDVQFNWAYPKYKKMLGNFWTPFEINMSNDIKQFPQLTADEKQAFKKIIGLLALLDSIQTDYAGRIADYLTDSSLNALMIILAQQEVIHNHSYSYILSSLVSKDEQDEVFDFWRTEPVLEKRNDFVIKGYKQFAEEPTVEHMLDSIVYDVILEGLFFYSGFSFFYHLARNQKMVATSTMINYINRDEQLHVDLFVKIYKELLEEYPEYDTPERARKVEAIFREAAELEIEWGREVIGDKIDGLDSEDVEDYIYFYANVRCAQLGYERPFEGYRKNPMKWIKAYEDVDLGKTDFFEQRSRQYVKVNVQDNGFDEL, from the coding sequence ATGGCTGAAGTAAAAAAGCGTTTGTTAATGGATAAGGAAGCACCCAATCGTTCGACTAAAATCGTCAATGGTCGTTCTTCAAATATACTAAATTGGGATGATGTTCAGTTCAACTGGGCATATCCAAAATATAAAAAAATGCTAGGCAACTTCTGGACACCGTTTGAGATTAATATGAGCAATGATATTAAACAGTTTCCACAGCTAACTGCTGATGAAAAGCAAGCATTTAAGAAAATTATTGGTTTACTTGCATTACTTGATAGTATCCAAACAGATTATGCAGGGAGAATTGCTGATTATTTAACAGATTCGAGTCTCAATGCATTGATGATTATTTTGGCACAACAAGAAGTGATTCATAATCATTCCTATTCTTATATACTATCTAGCCTTGTTTCGAAAGATGAGCAGGATGAAGTATTTGATTTTTGGCGTACTGAACCTGTACTTGAAAAACGTAATGATTTTGTCATTAAAGGGTATAAACAATTTGCTGAAGAACCAACTGTTGAACATATGCTCGATTCAATTGTTTATGATGTGATTTTAGAAGGCTTATTCTTCTATTCAGGTTTTTCTTTCTTCTACCATCTAGCACGCAATCAAAAAATGGTTGCTACTAGTACGATGATTAACTATATTAATCGCGACGAACAATTACATGTTGATTTATTCGTAAAAATATATAAGGAATTATTAGAAGAGTATCCGGAATATGATACACCTGAGCGTGCAAGGAAAGTAGAAGCTATTTTCCGTGAAGCAGCAGAACTTGAAATCGAATGGGGCCGAGAAGTCATCGGTGATAAAATAGATGGTTTAGATAGTGAAGATGTAGAAGACTATATTTACTTTTACGCCAATGTTCGCTGTGCACAACTAGGTTACGAGCGACCTTTTGAAGGCTATCGTAAAAATCCGATGAAATGGATTAAAGCTTACGAAGATGTTGATCTTGGCAAAACAGACTTCTTTGAACAACGCTCACGCCAATATGTAAAAGTGAATGTTCAAGATAATGGATTTGATGAATTATAA
- a CDS encoding aldehyde dehydrogenase family protein gives MQLQHYFDGKFQTFENENYVGVFNPANGQKLATVPMASKGVVNEAVAIAKEAQKKWALVPAPKRADYLFAIGQKMKEKKEHLAQVLTKEMGKVIEEGRGEVQEGIDMAFYMAGEGRRLFGETTPSELANKFAMSVRAPIGVVGLITPWNFPVAIATWKSFPAIVAGNTVVWKPATETPMMAYEMAKIFDEVGLPNGVANVVFGSGSDVGTSLIEHPDVKVISFTGSTATGRKVAELGGHHLKKVSLEMGGKNAVIVMDDADLDLAVEGVLWSAFGTAGQRCTACSRVIVHKDIKEELEKRLLEEMGKLSIGDGLDESIKIGPVINKAALYKINSYVEIGQQEGAKLLTGGKILKEPPYDQGYFYEPTLFTDVAPNARIAQEEIFGPVVSLITVSSLEEAIEVNNSVQYGLSSSIFTNDINKAFQAQRDLDTGIVYVNAGTTGAEIHLPFGGTKGTGNGHRDSGIAALDVYTEWKSIYIDYSGKLQRAQIDTE, from the coding sequence ATACAACTACAGCATTATTTTGACGGGAAATTTCAGACATTTGAGAATGAAAATTATGTTGGGGTTTTTAATCCAGCAAATGGACAGAAATTAGCAACTGTACCAATGGCATCAAAAGGTGTGGTAAATGAAGCAGTGGCTATTGCTAAAGAGGCACAAAAAAAATGGGCTTTAGTGCCTGCGCCAAAAAGAGCTGATTATTTATTTGCAATTGGCCAAAAGATGAAAGAAAAGAAAGAACACCTTGCACAAGTCCTAACGAAAGAAATGGGTAAAGTGATTGAGGAAGGCAGGGGGGAAGTACAAGAAGGAATAGATATGGCTTTCTATATGGCCGGTGAAGGTCGTAGGCTCTTTGGCGAGACAACGCCTTCTGAGTTAGCCAATAAATTTGCTATGAGTGTTCGTGCCCCAATCGGTGTTGTGGGTCTTATTACACCGTGGAATTTTCCTGTAGCAATCGCTACGTGGAAGTCATTTCCTGCTATTGTAGCTGGAAATACGGTAGTTTGGAAACCAGCGACAGAAACACCGATGATGGCGTATGAAATGGCAAAAATTTTTGATGAGGTTGGTTTGCCAAACGGAGTAGCAAATGTTGTCTTTGGCTCAGGAAGTGACGTTGGTACATCATTGATTGAGCACCCGGACGTCAAGGTAATTTCATTTACAGGCTCAACGGCGACTGGTAGAAAAGTAGCAGAACTTGGTGGACATCATTTGAAGAAAGTATCTCTTGAGATGGGTGGCAAAAACGCTGTTATTGTGATGGATGATGCAGATTTAGATCTAGCTGTGGAAGGTGTTTTATGGAGTGCATTTGGTACAGCCGGGCAACGCTGTACAGCATGTAGCCGTGTAATTGTGCATAAAGATATAAAAGAAGAGTTAGAAAAACGCCTATTAGAAGAGATGGGAAAATTATCTATAGGTGATGGGCTTGATGAATCTATTAAAATTGGTCCAGTGATTAATAAAGCCGCATTGTACAAGATTAATAGTTACGTAGAAATTGGTCAGCAGGAGGGAGCAAAATTATTAACAGGAGGCAAAATCTTAAAAGAACCTCCATATGATCAAGGTTATTTTTATGAACCAACATTGTTTACAGATGTAGCTCCTAATGCACGTATTGCTCAAGAGGAAATCTTCGGACCTGTTGTATCATTAATTACTGTTTCGAGTTTAGAAGAAGCAATTGAAGTCAACAACAGCGTTCAATATGGCCTTTCCAGCTCTATTTTTACAAACGATATCAATAAAGCTTTTCAAGCTCAACGTGATTTAGACACGGGGATTGTCTATGTAAATGCAGGGACAACTGGTGCTGAAATACACTTACCATTTGGTGGAACAAAGGGTACGGGGAATGGTCATAGGGATTCTGGAATTGCTGCATTGGATGTTTATACAGAGTGGAAAAGTATTTACATTGACTACAGTGGTAAATTACAAAGAGCTCAAATCGATACAGAATAA
- a CDS encoding MFS transporter, whose translation MKTQTIYFTITSLRSLFIQMVFTINAIYYVVNANLNPLQLVLIGTIMEATIFLFEMPTGLVADHFGRKHSLFIGTLIVGIAHLLEGVFPSFWSIAFASGLWGLGWTFISGAEEAWIADELDGKNLDYVFLKGAQFESLGQFIGIILSVCIAILYSVKVSIIIAGSMLILLAFAMLFFMHETKFIQITSMRNVSAIRHLRKTIRAGAKQIQGNKILVSIAIITIFSGLASEGFDRLWGAHFIEDFHVSEEKSIYWFGAFYATTFLLNIIVLYFVERHFNKNYPLVLFITNSLLIIMVLLFAFSSNFAIAVITYLMASSLRKIHYPLISIMTNERLEPKGRATILSMFGQLDAIGQILGGPIIGTFALYTTIASGIASSVILILPILLFLLRMLREYHL comes from the coding sequence TTGAAAACACAAACTATCTATTTTACAATCACTAGTCTACGCTCTCTCTTTATACAAATGGTTTTTACGATTAATGCCATTTACTATGTTGTGAATGCAAACCTTAACCCACTACAACTTGTTCTAATTGGAACAATTATGGAAGCTACGATTTTTTTATTCGAAATGCCTACTGGATTAGTTGCTGATCATTTTGGACGCAAACATTCATTATTCATCGGTACTCTAATCGTAGGAATTGCACATCTACTTGAAGGTGTTTTTCCATCATTTTGGTCAATTGCTTTTGCTTCAGGACTTTGGGGATTAGGTTGGACATTTATTAGCGGGGCGGAAGAGGCTTGGATTGCAGATGAGTTAGATGGAAAAAATCTTGATTATGTATTCTTGAAGGGTGCTCAGTTTGAATCGTTAGGACAATTTATCGGTATCATTCTTAGTGTTTGTATAGCCATACTATATTCAGTAAAAGTTTCGATTATTATTGCAGGTTCTATGCTTATATTACTTGCTTTTGCCATGTTATTTTTTATGCATGAAACAAAGTTTATACAAATCACAAGTATGAGAAATGTTTCGGCAATTCGACATTTGAGGAAAACAATTAGAGCAGGTGCAAAACAAATTCAAGGCAATAAAATACTTGTAAGTATAGCCATAATTACCATATTTTCAGGATTAGCAAGTGAGGGATTTGACCGATTATGGGGAGCACACTTCATAGAGGATTTTCATGTATCTGAGGAAAAATCTATCTATTGGTTTGGTGCATTTTATGCCACTACATTTTTGCTAAATATTATTGTTTTATATTTTGTAGAACGTCATTTTAACAAAAATTATCCTCTGGTTCTGTTCATTACAAATAGTTTGTTAATCATTATGGTACTACTCTTTGCTTTTAGCTCAAATTTCGCAATTGCTGTTATAACCTATTTGATGGCTAGCTCATTACGTAAAATTCACTATCCTTTAATAAGTATTATGACAAATGAAAGATTAGAGCCTAAAGGTCGTGCTACTATTTTATCTATGTTCGGACAATTAGATGCAATAGGTCAAATTTTGGGTGGCCCTATTATTGGAACATTTGCATTGTATACAACGATTGCAAGTGGTATCGCATCATCTGTGATACTGATCTTACCAATTCTACTATTTTTATTACGAATGTTAAGAGAATATCATCTATAA
- a CDS encoding ArsR/SmtB family transcription factor, producing the protein MENIDLEMIDVFKAISNETRLKILKLLKEPEVNFGYENTKVPEAKPSEVGVCVGQITEKIDMNQSTMSQYLSMMAKAGLLIPTRMGKWTYYRRNEEKIQQISRYLSTEI; encoded by the coding sequence ATGGAAAATATTGATTTAGAAATGATTGACGTGTTTAAGGCTATTTCCAATGAAACACGATTAAAAATATTGAAATTACTAAAAGAACCAGAAGTGAATTTTGGTTATGAAAATACAAAAGTACCAGAGGCAAAGCCATCCGAAGTAGGTGTTTGTGTCGGTCAAATTACAGAAAAAATTGATATGAATCAATCTACTATGTCACAATATTTATCGATGATGGCGAAAGCAGGTCTTCTAATTCCCACGCGAATGGGGAAATGGACATACTATCGTCGCAATGAAGAAAAAATTCAGCAAATTAGTCGATATCTAAGTACAGAAATATAA
- a CDS encoding cytochrome c oxidase subunit 2A, whose amino-acid sequence MGDKKQPEANLKGTFFFVMFVGIFIVVAWTLILNLYLNRF is encoded by the coding sequence ATGGGCGACAAAAAACAACCTGAAGCAAATTTAAAAGGGACTTTCTTTTTTGTTATGTTCGTTGGTATTTTCATTGTAGTTGCTTGGACTCTTATTTTAAACCTGTACCTTAATCGCTTTTAA
- a CDS encoding tyrosine-type recombinase/integrase — MYWYEYCPKHIESKYKLLVFKENQPFLPLTDYYNDCLGRIDKSSATSYLNCLLPFFKWLEEESNFQGERVQWNDAEEKIRVVVEDYLMHEMNCKIRDRESFRFINLTNKSPNTVSRFLSALKSFYKAMIRLNQYTYNNPLIDGQAISNRYKEEINGVRVDKPRMPSVAGTEDPLMHRRLTDSYFKIINEEWQPQIIDDINLPYQVYQAGNKVNWSQREMIIARMLFETGARASEIIELTIGDYRNRKSHQEVITFNKGSYGKKVKFLRFSKDTVKRLFHYIDTERKFFDKDHLCSHELSDGAPIFLSSNGTPFTYHAWYYHWNRAMHANKLSLNPHKARHWFVTSRLREIYNISINESEIEQRKNELIKYMKWRNPDTMNVYEHYFDETKHREAHDQMLKQMKQNENDYNKLRKSSKKLQVSQTLKDEIFDENLRDLIEGLE; from the coding sequence TTGTATTGGTATGAATACTGCCCAAAGCATATAGAAAGCAAGTATAAGCTTTTAGTATTTAAAGAAAACCAACCATTTTTACCGCTAACAGATTATTATAATGATTGTTTAGGAAGAATCGATAAGAGTTCTGCAACATCTTACTTAAACTGTTTACTTCCCTTTTTCAAATGGTTAGAGGAAGAAAGTAATTTTCAAGGTGAACGAGTGCAATGGAATGATGCAGAAGAAAAGATACGAGTAGTTGTTGAAGATTATTTAATGCATGAAATGAACTGCAAGATTCGAGATCGAGAATCATTTCGTTTTATAAATCTAACCAATAAAAGTCCAAATACAGTTAGTCGCTTTTTATCAGCATTAAAATCATTTTATAAAGCAATGATCCGATTAAATCAATATACTTATAATAATCCATTAATTGATGGTCAAGCTATATCGAATCGATACAAAGAAGAAATAAACGGTGTCCGAGTTGATAAACCTAGAATGCCTTCTGTTGCCGGAACAGAAGATCCTTTAATGCATCGCAGATTAACAGATTCCTATTTTAAAATCATTAACGAAGAATGGCAACCACAAATTATTGATGATATTAATCTCCCTTATCAAGTATATCAAGCTGGAAATAAAGTAAATTGGTCACAACGAGAAATGATCATTGCCCGTATGCTATTTGAAACAGGTGCAAGAGCATCTGAAATTATTGAATTAACTATTGGAGATTATCGAAATAGAAAAAGCCATCAAGAAGTTATTACTTTTAACAAAGGTAGTTATGGGAAAAAAGTAAAGTTTCTACGATTCAGTAAAGACACCGTTAAACGGTTATTTCACTACATTGATACCGAACGGAAATTCTTTGATAAAGATCATTTATGTTCTCATGAATTATCCGATGGTGCTCCTATTTTTTTATCATCTAATGGTACTCCTTTTACTTATCATGCTTGGTACTATCATTGGAATCGAGCAATGCATGCAAATAAGTTAAGTTTAAATCCTCATAAGGCAAGACATTGGTTCGTAACATCAAGACTACGAGAGATTTATAATATTTCAATAAATGAATCTGAAATAGAGCAACGGAAAAATGAACTGATTAAATATATGAAGTGGAGAAATCCTGATACGATGAATGTATATGAACATTATTTTGATGAAACAAAGCATCGTGAAGCCCATGATCAAATGTTAAAACAAATGAAGCAAAATGAAAACGATTATAATAAGCTACGGAAATCTTCGAAAAAGTTACAAGTATCACAAACGCTAAAAGATGAAATTTTTGATGAAAATTTAAGAGATTTGATTGAAGGGTTGGAGTAA
- a CDS encoding nitroreductase, whose protein sequence is MENTNLLLQRHSIRDFTDKEIDIELLKQIIAEAQRAPSYENSQPWKAYIATGETLKNIRKVHAEKVAARQRSYTEVVPPREWKEYPKNNVANYMKETEELIGADGIQDLLAQNAVLFNAPAIVYLTLPKDSSLYSAYDVGAFGYGILLSACHHGLGAVPAYELIRYPDEIRENFDISEEESILMGIAIGYPTPDKPLSTLVMSRNSLDNVLQINK, encoded by the coding sequence ATGGAAAACACAAATCTTTTATTACAACGTCACTCAATTCGTGACTTTACAGATAAGGAAATTGACATCGAATTATTAAAACAAATTATTGCTGAGGCACAGCGAGCGCCTTCATATGAAAATAGCCAGCCTTGGAAAGCATATATTGCAACAGGTGAAACACTAAAAAACATTCGTAAAGTACACGCTGAAAAAGTTGCAGCTCGTCAAAGAAGTTATACAGAGGTAGTTCCTCCTCGTGAGTGGAAAGAGTATCCTAAAAATAACGTAGCAAATTATATGAAGGAGACAGAAGAGTTGATTGGTGCTGATGGTATTCAAGATTTATTAGCACAAAATGCTGTTTTATTTAATGCACCAGCTATCGTTTACTTAACTCTACCAAAGGATTCTTCACTGTATTCTGCATATGATGTAGGTGCATTTGGTTATGGTATTTTACTTTCTGCTTGTCACCACGGTTTAGGGGCAGTTCCTGCTTACGAACTTATCCGTTATCCAGATGAAATTCGTGAAAACTTTGATATTTCAGAAGAAGAGTCAATCCTTATGGGAATCGCAATCGGCTACCCAACACCAGACAAACCATTAAGCACTTTAGTTATGTCACGTAATAGCTTAGATAACGTTTTACAAATTAACAAATAA